The segment GCTCGGGCAGAACCTGCCCTGGGAGGAGGTCTCCGGTGACGATGCCTGAGCCCGGCGCACGCTGGTTGCAGTTTCTGGACAGCGCACGCCAGCAGGCCGGCGCGCCGCAAAGCACGCTGGAAGCGGGGGGCACGCTCACGCGGCTGGCGGGCCTGGTGCTGGAGGCCGTGGGCATCCGCGCACCGGTGGGATCGCAATGCCTGATCAGCCAGCCCGGGCAGCCACCGGTGCTGGCCGAGGTCGTGGGGTTTTCCGGTGACCGGGCCTTCCTGATGCCGGCCGGTGATGTGCAGGGCCTCTCCAGTGGTGCCAGCGTGGTACCGACTGCGCCTTATGTGGCCGTGCCGCGCCTGGGGGACAGCCCCTCCTCGGCCCGGACGGTCGGCTACGTGCAGGGCCAGTTGCGCCTGCCGCTGGGGCCGGGCCTGCTGGGCCGCGTGGTCGATGCCCATGGCGAACCGCTGGACCGCCGCGGGCCGGTCGTGAACGTGCTGTCGCGCCCGCTGGACCGTACTCCCATCAATGCCATGGACCGCGCACCGATACGCGAGCCGCTGGACACCGGCGTGCGTGCCATCAATGCCCTGCTGTCGGTGGGCCGGGGCCAGCGCCTGGGCCTGTTCGCCGGTGCCGGTGTCGGCAAGAGCGTGCTGCTGGGCATGATGGCGCGTTACACCCAGGCCGATGTCATCGTGGTCGGCCTGATCGGCGAACGGGGCCGGGAAGTCAAGGAATTCATCGAGGACATCCTGGGCGAAGAGGGGCGCGCGCGCTCCGTCGTGGTGGCGGCACCGGCCGACTCCCCGCCGCTGCTGCGCATGCAGGCTGCGTCCTACGCCACCGGCGTGGCCGAATACTTTCGCGATCAGGGGCAGCACGTGCTGCTGCTCATGGATTCGCTCACGCGGTATGCCATGGCGCAGCGCGAGATCGCGCTGGCCGTGGGCGAGCCGCCGGCCACCAAGGGCTACCCGCCGTCCTGTTTCGCCCGCCTGCCGCAACTGGTCGAGCGCAGCGGCAACGGCCTGAATGGCGTGGGCTCCATCACGGCCTTCTACACCGTGCTGAGCGAGGGCGATGACCAGCAGGACCCGATTGCCGACGCGGCCCGCGCCATCCTGGACGGTCACATCGTGCTCACGCGTGCGCTGGCCGAGGCCGGCCACTACCCGGCCATCGACATCGCGCAGTCGGCCTCGCGTGTGATGCACAACGTGGTGAGCCGCGAGCATTTCGAACTGGCGCGCCAGTTCCGCGCCATCGCCTCGCGTTACGAACGCGGGCGCGACCTGGTGCAGATCGGCGCCTACGTGCACGGCTCCGACCCGGGGCTGGACGAGGCGATCCGCCTGAGCGGCCCCATGAGCGATTTCCTGCGCCAGGACATGTACGCCGGTGCCGGCTTCGAGGAAAGCGTCAAGGCCATGGCGGCCACCATCCAGCGCGAGGAGGCTTTCCCGTGAGCGCCCGCCCTGACCTGCAGCGGAGGCCGGCATGTCGGCCCTGAAGAGCCTGGCCCTGGCCATCGAGGTCGCCACGCGCGCGCGTGACCAGGCCGACCAGGCCCTGATGCAGGCGCGCCGCGCCGTGCAGCAGGCCCAGGGCCAGCTGGACCAGCTGGAGAGTTATGCCGCCGATACCGAGTCACGCTGGGCGAC is part of the Rhodoferax sp. BAB1 genome and harbors:
- the fliI gene encoding flagellar protein export ATPase FliI: MPEPGARWLQFLDSARQQAGAPQSTLEAGGTLTRLAGLVLEAVGIRAPVGSQCLISQPGQPPVLAEVVGFSGDRAFLMPAGDVQGLSSGASVVPTAPYVAVPRLGDSPSSARTVGYVQGQLRLPLGPGLLGRVVDAHGEPLDRRGPVVNVLSRPLDRTPINAMDRAPIREPLDTGVRAINALLSVGRGQRLGLFAGAGVGKSVLLGMMARYTQADVIVVGLIGERGREVKEFIEDILGEEGRARSVVVAAPADSPPLLRMQAASYATGVAEYFRDQGQHVLLLMDSLTRYAMAQREIALAVGEPPATKGYPPSCFARLPQLVERSGNGLNGVGSITAFYTVLSEGDDQQDPIADAARAILDGHIVLTRALAEAGHYPAIDIAQSASRVMHNVVSREHFELARQFRAIASRYERGRDLVQIGAYVHGSDPGLDEAIRLSGPMSDFLRQDMYAGAGFEESVKAMAATIQREEAFP